Proteins encoded within one genomic window of Apis mellifera strain DH4 linkage group LG1, Amel_HAv3.1, whole genome shotgun sequence:
- the LOC724578 gene encoding synaptic vesicle 2-related protein isoform X2 encodes MDNLLKLICKGAGNCKLYTFTVVQAINALGFGKFQVKLSLFTGLCWMVDSMEITILSILSPSLHCDWGITRYQQALTTTVVFLGMMLSSTFWSSLSDRYGSKQSLTLCAILLVYYAFLSAFAPNFLWILLLRGLVGFAIGCVPQSVTLYAEFLPAKQRAKCVILLDCFWALGACFEVAIALAIMPTFGWRWLLILSTIPLFIFAIITPWLPESTVFDITSGRMDKAVSTLERVARENKKPLPPGRLVMDRFYQVNHGKLKDVLSKEMCRTSTLLWLVWMSTAFCYYGVVLMTTELFHTSSEQCSSWENEKEDVCQLDCRLERSDYIDLLWTTLAEFPGIFSTIFAIEKIGRRKTMAFQLIMFAMLICFLGRACLLSRVVLTLTIFLARALIAGVFQAAYVYTPEVYPTHLRSIGVSTCSAMARIGAMVTPYIAQVFLQWSITGAMAIYATTALCAAIATLALPVEVKNRTSNESQETR; translated from the exons atg GATAATCTGCTTAAACTTATCTGTAAAGGAGCGGGTAACTGTaagttat ATACATTTACTGTTGTTCAAGCTATAAATGCATTAGGATTTGGAAAGTTTCAAGTTAAGTTATCTTTATTTACGGGTCTCTGTTGGATGGTAGATAGTAtggaaataacaatattaagcATTTTAAGTCCATCACTACATTGTGATTGGGGTATAACCAGATATCAACAAGCTTTAACAACTACG gtTGTCTTTCTAGGTATGATGTTAAGTTCTACATTTTGGAGTAGTTTAAGTGACAGATATGGGAGTAAACAATCCTTAACTTTATGTGcaatattattagtttattatgcTTTTTTAAGTGCTTTTGCACCAAATTTCCTTTGGATTTTATTGCTTAGAGGATTAGTTGGATTTGCTATTGGTTGTGTACCACAATC tGTTACATTATATGCAGAATTTCTTCCAGCAAAACAAAGAGCAAaatgtgtaattttattagat tgtTTTTGGGCACTTGGAGCTTGTTTTGAAGTAGCAATAGCTTTGGCTATAATGCCAACTTTTGGTTGGAGATGGCTTCTCATTTTATCAACAATAccactttttatatttgctattattactcca TGGTTACCAGAATCTACAGTATTTGATATAACAAGTGGAAGAATGGATAAGGCTGTTTCAACTTTAGAACGAGTAGcaagagaaaacaaaaaacCTTTACCTCCAGGAAGATTAGTTATGGATCGTTTCTACCAAGTTAATCATGGCAAATTAAAAGATGTATTAAGTAAAGAAATGTGTAGAACATCTACTTTGCTTTGGCTTGTATG gATGAGTACAGCATTTTGTTATTATGGTGTTGTACTAATGACTACAGAATTATTTCATACATCATCCGAACAATGTAGTTCAtgggaaaatgaaaaagaagatgtTTGTCAATTAGATTGTCGTTTAGAACGTAGCGATTATATTGATCTTCTTTGGACAACATTAGCTGAATTTCCAGGAAttttttctactatttttgcaattgaaaaaattggtaGAAGAAAAACAATGGCTTTTCAGCTAATAATGTTTGCCATgcttatttgttttttaggCAGAGCATGTCTATTAAGCAGAGTAGTATTAacattgacaatttttttagcTAGAGCTTTAATTGCAGGCGTGTTTCAAGCAGCATATGTCTATACTCCAGAAGTATATCCAACTCATTTACGTAGTATTGGTGTTAGTACATGTAGTGCAATGGCTAGAATTGGTGCAATGGTTACACCATATATTGCACAAGTATTTCTTCAATGGTCTATTACTGGAGCAATGGCAATTTATGCTACAACAGCATTATGTGCTGCAATAGCTACACTTGCTTTACCTGTTGAAGTGAAAAATCGTACATCTAATGAATCTCAagaaacgagataa
- the LOC724578 gene encoding synaptic vesicle 2-related protein isoform X1 translates to MTMSNSSQISNEPYRELEELRGSELNINSENVSRCNRNFENCVALELSSVVVIPDDTFTVVQAINALGFGKFQVKLSLFTGLCWMVDSMEITILSILSPSLHCDWGITRYQQALTTTVVFLGMMLSSTFWSSLSDRYGSKQSLTLCAILLVYYAFLSAFAPNFLWILLLRGLVGFAIGCVPQSVTLYAEFLPAKQRAKCVILLDCFWALGACFEVAIALAIMPTFGWRWLLILSTIPLFIFAIITPWLPESTVFDITSGRMDKAVSTLERVARENKKPLPPGRLVMDRFYQVNHGKLKDVLSKEMCRTSTLLWLVWMSTAFCYYGVVLMTTELFHTSSEQCSSWENEKEDVCQLDCRLERSDYIDLLWTTLAEFPGIFSTIFAIEKIGRRKTMAFQLIMFAMLICFLGRACLLSRVVLTLTIFLARALIAGVFQAAYVYTPEVYPTHLRSIGVSTCSAMARIGAMVTPYIAQVFLQWSITGAMAIYATTALCAAIATLALPVEVKNRTSNESQETR, encoded by the exons atgaCTATGTCTAATTCATCACAAATTTCTAATGAACCTTATCGTGAATTAGAAGAATTACGTGGttcagaattaaatattaattcagaaaatgtttcaagatgtaatagaaattttgaaaattgtgttGCTTTGGAGCTTTCTTCTGTTGTAGTTATTCCAGatg ATACATTTACTGTTGTTCAAGCTATAAATGCATTAGGATTTGGAAAGTTTCAAGTTAAGTTATCTTTATTTACGGGTCTCTGTTGGATGGTAGATAGTAtggaaataacaatattaagcATTTTAAGTCCATCACTACATTGTGATTGGGGTATAACCAGATATCAACAAGCTTTAACAACTACG gtTGTCTTTCTAGGTATGATGTTAAGTTCTACATTTTGGAGTAGTTTAAGTGACAGATATGGGAGTAAACAATCCTTAACTTTATGTGcaatattattagtttattatgcTTTTTTAAGTGCTTTTGCACCAAATTTCCTTTGGATTTTATTGCTTAGAGGATTAGTTGGATTTGCTATTGGTTGTGTACCACAATC tGTTACATTATATGCAGAATTTCTTCCAGCAAAACAAAGAGCAAaatgtgtaattttattagat tgtTTTTGGGCACTTGGAGCTTGTTTTGAAGTAGCAATAGCTTTGGCTATAATGCCAACTTTTGGTTGGAGATGGCTTCTCATTTTATCAACAATAccactttttatatttgctattattactcca TGGTTACCAGAATCTACAGTATTTGATATAACAAGTGGAAGAATGGATAAGGCTGTTTCAACTTTAGAACGAGTAGcaagagaaaacaaaaaacCTTTACCTCCAGGAAGATTAGTTATGGATCGTTTCTACCAAGTTAATCATGGCAAATTAAAAGATGTATTAAGTAAAGAAATGTGTAGAACATCTACTTTGCTTTGGCTTGTATG gATGAGTACAGCATTTTGTTATTATGGTGTTGTACTAATGACTACAGAATTATTTCATACATCATCCGAACAATGTAGTTCAtgggaaaatgaaaaagaagatgtTTGTCAATTAGATTGTCGTTTAGAACGTAGCGATTATATTGATCTTCTTTGGACAACATTAGCTGAATTTCCAGGAAttttttctactatttttgcaattgaaaaaattggtaGAAGAAAAACAATGGCTTTTCAGCTAATAATGTTTGCCATgcttatttgttttttaggCAGAGCATGTCTATTAAGCAGAGTAGTATTAacattgacaatttttttagcTAGAGCTTTAATTGCAGGCGTGTTTCAAGCAGCATATGTCTATACTCCAGAAGTATATCCAACTCATTTACGTAGTATTGGTGTTAGTACATGTAGTGCAATGGCTAGAATTGGTGCAATGGTTACACCATATATTGCACAAGTATTTCTTCAATGGTCTATTACTGGAGCAATGGCAATTTATGCTACAACAGCATTATGTGCTGCAATAGCTACACTTGCTTTACCTGTTGAAGTGAAAAATCGTACATCTAATGAATCTCAagaaacgagataa
- the LOC724578 gene encoding synaptic vesicle 2-related protein isoform X3, whose translation MDNLLKLICKGAGNYTFTVVQAINALGFGKFQVKLSLFTGLCWMVDSMEITILSILSPSLHCDWGITRYQQALTTTVVFLGMMLSSTFWSSLSDRYGSKQSLTLCAILLVYYAFLSAFAPNFLWILLLRGLVGFAIGCVPQSVTLYAEFLPAKQRAKCVILLDCFWALGACFEVAIALAIMPTFGWRWLLILSTIPLFIFAIITPWLPESTVFDITSGRMDKAVSTLERVARENKKPLPPGRLVMDRFYQVNHGKLKDVLSKEMCRTSTLLWLVWMSTAFCYYGVVLMTTELFHTSSEQCSSWENEKEDVCQLDCRLERSDYIDLLWTTLAEFPGIFSTIFAIEKIGRRKTMAFQLIMFAMLICFLGRACLLSRVVLTLTIFLARALIAGVFQAAYVYTPEVYPTHLRSIGVSTCSAMARIGAMVTPYIAQVFLQWSITGAMAIYATTALCAAIATLALPVEVKNRTSNESQETR comes from the exons atg GATAATCTGCTTAAACTTATCTGTAAAGGAGCGGGTAACT ATACATTTACTGTTGTTCAAGCTATAAATGCATTAGGATTTGGAAAGTTTCAAGTTAAGTTATCTTTATTTACGGGTCTCTGTTGGATGGTAGATAGTAtggaaataacaatattaagcATTTTAAGTCCATCACTACATTGTGATTGGGGTATAACCAGATATCAACAAGCTTTAACAACTACG gtTGTCTTTCTAGGTATGATGTTAAGTTCTACATTTTGGAGTAGTTTAAGTGACAGATATGGGAGTAAACAATCCTTAACTTTATGTGcaatattattagtttattatgcTTTTTTAAGTGCTTTTGCACCAAATTTCCTTTGGATTTTATTGCTTAGAGGATTAGTTGGATTTGCTATTGGTTGTGTACCACAATC tGTTACATTATATGCAGAATTTCTTCCAGCAAAACAAAGAGCAAaatgtgtaattttattagat tgtTTTTGGGCACTTGGAGCTTGTTTTGAAGTAGCAATAGCTTTGGCTATAATGCCAACTTTTGGTTGGAGATGGCTTCTCATTTTATCAACAATAccactttttatatttgctattattactcca TGGTTACCAGAATCTACAGTATTTGATATAACAAGTGGAAGAATGGATAAGGCTGTTTCAACTTTAGAACGAGTAGcaagagaaaacaaaaaacCTTTACCTCCAGGAAGATTAGTTATGGATCGTTTCTACCAAGTTAATCATGGCAAATTAAAAGATGTATTAAGTAAAGAAATGTGTAGAACATCTACTTTGCTTTGGCTTGTATG gATGAGTACAGCATTTTGTTATTATGGTGTTGTACTAATGACTACAGAATTATTTCATACATCATCCGAACAATGTAGTTCAtgggaaaatgaaaaagaagatgtTTGTCAATTAGATTGTCGTTTAGAACGTAGCGATTATATTGATCTTCTTTGGACAACATTAGCTGAATTTCCAGGAAttttttctactatttttgcaattgaaaaaattggtaGAAGAAAAACAATGGCTTTTCAGCTAATAATGTTTGCCATgcttatttgttttttaggCAGAGCATGTCTATTAAGCAGAGTAGTATTAacattgacaatttttttagcTAGAGCTTTAATTGCAGGCGTGTTTCAAGCAGCATATGTCTATACTCCAGAAGTATATCCAACTCATTTACGTAGTATTGGTGTTAGTACATGTAGTGCAATGGCTAGAATTGGTGCAATGGTTACACCATATATTGCACAAGTATTTCTTCAATGGTCTATTACTGGAGCAATGGCAATTTATGCTACAACAGCATTATGTGCTGCAATAGCTACACTTGCTTTACCTGTTGAAGTGAAAAATCGTACATCTAATGAATCTCAagaaacgagataa
- the LOC413437 gene encoding protein unc-119 homolog B, with translation MSVDSENKSNEAIVSFSPSAEQENTDNGNITENIITPEMVLRLPTITDKYLCSPEANIYDIDFTRFQIRDLETGAILFEITKPPITECDLNQDVESEIEESGCEDANTGRFVRYQFTPQFLKLKTVGATIEFLVGSKPVNNFRMIERHFFRDRLLKTFDFQFGFCIPNSKNTCEHIYEFPTLPADLVSEMIANPFETRSDSFYFVDNQLVMHNKADYAYNGGHTHDVL, from the exons ATGAGTGTTGATAgcgaaaataaatcaaatgaagctattgtttcattttcacCATCAGCAGAACAGGAAAATACagataatggaaatattacagaaaatattataacccCAGAAATGGTGCTACGATTACCTACGATTACtgata agtATTTATGTTCTCCTGAGGCAAACATTTATGACATAGATTTTACAAGATTTCAAATTAGAGATTTAGAAACGGGagcaatattatttgaaataacaaaaCCACCAATTACTG AATGTGATTTAAACCAAGATGTAGAATCAGAAATTGAAGAATCTGGTTGTGAAGATGCTAATACTGGCCGTTTTGTACGATATCAATTTACACCTCAATTTCTTAAACTAAAGACTGTAGGAGCTACAATTGAATTTCTGGTGGGTTCTAAGccagtaaataattttcggaTGATTGAACGTCATTTCTTTAGagatagattattaaaaactttcgattttcaatttgGATTTTGTATAccaaatagtaaaaatactTGTGAACACATTTATGAATTTCCTACTTTACCTGCTGATTTGG TTTCTGAAATGATTGCAAATCCATTTGAAACACGTTcagattcattttattttgtggACAATCAATTGGTAATGCATAATAAAGCAGATTATGCATATAATGGTGGACATACACATGATGTACTTTAG
- the LOC414038 gene encoding protein ABHD11 isoform X2: MSGACRYLIISRNIFLHCRRQNFVITSSFISYLSSKQIRNNSNVVPVKLAYVSYESMDGNKNALKHPIIIMHGLFGSKTNWNTLSKTIHQKTDHARNHGDSPHSTNMTYSHMAQDVVQLMNDLGFEKSILLGHSMGGSAMMYVALNNPERVEKLIVVDMSPVRTSPHLKDMNKVFKAMNSINLEGNKTLTKARNVVKNQLANVIKQLAICEFLAMNLVEADIGKYKWRVNLPIIEKNFPQIATFPDVGSKFYNGLTLFIGGSNSDYIRIEDHDKIKKLFPSARFTYINGANHWVHADKPGEFLKITINFIES, translated from the exons atgagTGGTGCGtgtcgatatttaataatatcacgaaatatttttctccattGTCGAAGACAAAACTTCGTTATTACTTCgtcttttatatcatatttatcttCCAAACAAATacgtaataattcaaatgt TGTACCAGTAAAACTTGCATATGTTTCTTATGAATCAatggatggaaataaaaatgctCTTAAACatcctataataataatgcatgGTCTTTTTGGTTCAAAGACTAATTGGAATACATTATCAAAAACAATTCATCAAAAAACAGATC ATGCAAGAAACCATGGAGATTCCCCACATTCTACAAATATGACATATAGTCATATGGCACAGGATGTAGTTCAACTTATGAATGATTTAGGatttgaaaaatctatattattaggACATAGTATGGGTGGTTCAGCAATGATGTATGTAGCTTTAAATAATCCAGAACGAGTAGAGAAGTTAATAGTAGTTGATATGTCTCCAGTGAGGACCAGTCCTCATCTTAAAGACAtgaataaagtatttaaagcaatgaattcaataaatttagaagGAAATAAAACATTGACAAAAGCACGTAATGTGGTAAAAAATCAACTTGCAAatgttattaaacaattagCTATATGTgag tttttagcAATGAACTTAGTAGAAGcagatattggaaaatataaatggagAGTTAATTTACccataatagaaaaaaattttccacaaaTTGCTACTTTCCCAGATGTAGgatcaaaattttacaatggACTTACATTGTTCATAGGTGGTTCTAATAgtgattatataagaatagaagatcatgataaaattaaaaaattatttccttctgctcgttttacttatataaatgGTGCAAATCATTGGGTACATGCAGATAAACCaggagaatttttaaaaataacaattaatttcattgaatcataa
- the LOC414038 gene encoding protein ABHD11 isoform X1, translating to MSGACRYLIISRNIFLHCRRQNFVITSSFISYLSSKQIRNNSNVVPVKLAYVSYESMDGNKNALKHPIIIMHGLFGSKTNWNTLSKTIHQKTDRKVITIDARNHGDSPHSTNMTYSHMAQDVVQLMNDLGFEKSILLGHSMGGSAMMYVALNNPERVEKLIVVDMSPVRTSPHLKDMNKVFKAMNSINLEGNKTLTKARNVVKNQLANVIKQLAICEFLAMNLVEADIGKYKWRVNLPIIEKNFPQIATFPDVGSKFYNGLTLFIGGSNSDYIRIEDHDKIKKLFPSARFTYINGANHWVHADKPGEFLKITINFIES from the exons atgagTGGTGCGtgtcgatatttaataatatcacgaaatatttttctccattGTCGAAGACAAAACTTCGTTATTACTTCgtcttttatatcatatttatcttCCAAACAAATacgtaataattcaaatgt TGTACCAGTAAAACTTGCATATGTTTCTTATGAATCAatggatggaaataaaaatgctCTTAAACatcctataataataatgcatgGTCTTTTTGGTTCAAAGACTAATTGGAATACATTATCAAAAACAATTCATCAAAAAACAGATCGTAAG gtGATAACTATAGATGCAAGAAACCATGGAGATTCCCCACATTCTACAAATATGACATATAGTCATATGGCACAGGATGTAGTTCAACTTATGAATGATTTAGGatttgaaaaatctatattattaggACATAGTATGGGTGGTTCAGCAATGATGTATGTAGCTTTAAATAATCCAGAACGAGTAGAGAAGTTAATAGTAGTTGATATGTCTCCAGTGAGGACCAGTCCTCATCTTAAAGACAtgaataaagtatttaaagcaatgaattcaataaatttagaagGAAATAAAACATTGACAAAAGCACGTAATGTGGTAAAAAATCAACTTGCAAatgttattaaacaattagCTATATGTgag tttttagcAATGAACTTAGTAGAAGcagatattggaaaatataaatggagAGTTAATTTACccataatagaaaaaaattttccacaaaTTGCTACTTTCCCAGATGTAGgatcaaaattttacaatggACTTACATTGTTCATAGGTGGTTCTAATAgtgattatataagaatagaagatcatgataaaattaaaaaattatttccttctgctcgttttacttatataaatgGTGCAAATCATTGGGTACATGCAGATAAACCaggagaatttttaaaaataacaattaatttcattgaatcataa
- the LOC552602 gene encoding transmembrane emp24 domain-containing protein: MRWLISCLFLIFLSCSANCYFITVDAHAEECFFETVEAGMKMGLTFEIAEGGFLDIDVKIIGPDGKIIYQGDQESSGKYTFATHIPGVYTYCFGNQKSSMTPKVVMFNMDIGESKKPIEQTSDGKNADSNHSKIDDMIKELSTSLWGVKNEQEYMQVRDRNHRAISESTNSRVVMWAFFEAMVLVCMTIGQIFYLKRFFEVRRVV, encoded by the exons atgaggTGGCTCATTTCctgtttatttctaatatttttgagCTGTAGTGcaaattgttatttcattaCTGTGGATGCACATGCCGAAGAATGTTTCTTTGAGACTGTGGAAGCAGGCATGAAAATGG gtcTTACATTTGAAATAGCTGAAGGAGGATTTCTAGACatagatgtaaaaataattggtcctgatggaaaaataatttatcaaggtGATCAAGAAAGTAGTGGTAAATATACATTTGCTACACATATTCCTGGTGTTTATACTTATTGTTTTGGTAATCAAAAAAGTAGTATGACACCAAAAGTTGTAATGTTTAATATGGACATTGGTGAAAGTAAAAAACCTATTGAACAAACTTCTGATGGAAAAAATGCTGATTCAAACCATAGCAAAATAGATGATATGATTAAAGAATTAAGTACAAGTTTATGGGGTGTGAAAAATGAGCAAGAATATATGcag gtTAGAGATCGAAATCATAGAGCTATTAGTGAAAGCACAAATTCTCGTGTAGTTATGTGGGCATTTTTTGAAGCTATGGTTTTGGTTTGTATGACAATAGgacaaattttctatttaaaacgattttttgAAGTCAGAAGAGTTGtctaa